GATATTATCTGTGGTTTTAAGCTATCTGCACACTGATGCTGCTCCCACTAAGATTTGGCACCTTGGGTTGGgcggtgctggtgcacacctttaatcccagcattcgggaggcagaggcaggcggatctctgtgagttcaaggccagcctggtctacaagagctggttccaggacaggctccaaagctacagagaaaccctgtctcgaaaaacaaaaaacaaacaaacaaaaaagtaaagacTAATACATCACCAGAACCTTCCTAACAAGGAGcgtgaaatgtctttcttttatttaaagacagggtctctttatgtattccaggttggcctggaactcactacatagcccaggatAGCTTcacactctccatcctcctgcctagCACTACAGATGTGCATGACcaactttatttatattttgaactGGGATCTTGCTAACTTCCTAAGGGggcctcaaactcctgggctcaagtcaTCCTCCTGATTCAGTCTCTGGGATAACACTGGAGATCACtgtggattttattttacttttggggaagggtcttactatgtaaccccaGCTGACCagtgtagtaatatttcatttgtgttttaataaataaagcttacctgaagatcagaatgcaaaacagccaccTAGTCATACAGcgagccatacaggccaggcagtggtggcacacacctttaatcccagcagccacactagttagccttACAggccggcggtggtggtgcacgtctataatctagcactagagaggaatataaggcaggataagacaggaactcgctctttTTCAGTCTGAATATTTGATAGAGATAAGAGACCTCTAgaggcttgactgctttgcttttctgatcttcaagttaaactccaatatctgtctctgggttttttttttattcatgctACAGACCAGTaatttgctatatagaccaaactggcctcaaatttacagagatctgccctgcttctttcttccaagTACTAAGATTTAAgacatgtactaccacacccagcttttgtttttctttgagacagggtctcgcgtagcccaggacagcctcaaactcatggcgaTCCTGTTTTCCAagagctagaattaaaggccAAGCTTCACTTGATTTCTTGGGTTGAATGCTTAgatcatctatttttctttctctcttcctccttcatgtATTGCTATGTAATGGAACTCATGTAATGtattgctgtcctggaactcactatctagCGCAAGTTGTCCTTTAAGGCACAaaagtcctcctgccttagttcCATGAgagctgggaccacaggtgtgagctgccatgtgtggctcctttaaaacataaaactaaaaatgtatttatttagccgggcggtggtggcgcacgcctttaatcccagcacttgggaggcagaggaaggcggatctctgggagttcgagaccagcctggtctacaagagctagttccaggacaggaaccaaaaaccacagagaaaccctgtctcaaaaaaccaaaaaaaaaaaaaatgtatttatttttatgtgtatgggtgtcttgcTTGCATTCATGTCCGTGCATCATATGTATCTGGTGTTTatagggaccagaagagggcactggatccactggaactggagttatagacgcttgtgagccatcatgtgggtgctgggaattgaattctggaggagcagccattgctcttaaccactgaggaatctctccagcccctcctttctttcttgatgaatgtgtttaaaactatatattttcttctattaatCAAATTTTCTTTGCTCCACAAATTTTACACGCAATACTTTCATTATCTTATTTTGTCTTTCATCTAAGGATTAGTGTCTCAAAACTGggagttatttttttctagtgtCTTGTTATTGCTAGTTTCATTACATATGgttagagaacacacacacacatacacacgcacaacTTTTCGTAGTGCTGAGGCTCTAAGTGGGCTTGTACATTCTAAGCAAATATTCTAACACTTAGCCACACCTGCAACCTTTAATATTGATGCTCTTTGTGCCCTAAAAACTTGGTATCTAAGTTTTTAACTGTTATATAAAAGGCACATTTCCCATTTAAGTTATatattgggtttttttgttttgttttgttttgttttggtcaacTTGATAAAAGTCATCTGGGCAGAGGGAACCCCgtatgagaaaatgcttccatttgATTGGCCTGTAAGCAAGCCTACGGCACATTTTCTTGTAAAATGATTGATGGAAAGAGGGCCCAGTCCacagtgggcagtgccatccctgggcagatggtTCTAGGTTGTATGAGCTTAACAAGGCAtagagaacaagccagtaaaaaGCTGTGATGGCTACTCTTGGTTGACAATGTgagcacatctggaatgaactagaTCCAAAATGGAGGGCACACCAGTAGGGGaagttttgcttaatttgaagtaggaaggtccacttcttttttttttttttttttttttttttttttttttggttttttcgagacagggtttctctgtggttttggagcctgtcctggaactagctcttgtagaccaggctggtctcgaactcacagagatccgcctgcctctgcctcccgagtgctgggattaaaggcgtgcaccaccaccgcccggctggaaggTCCACTTCTAATTTAGATCTTGAGGCTGGAAGATACGTGTCTGGgtcttgaggtgggaagacactcctttaatctgggccatgcCTTCTGCTAGAAGCCTGTATaaggatgtggaagaaggaagtttttgttctttgtttgccTTCACCTTGCTAGCAAGACCATTCCTTTACTAACATCAGGGCCTATTTCTTCAGGACTCCAGCATATGCGGAAGACCAGCTAAGACTGGCAGCTTTgcggactgagcaactactgggttCTTGAACTTTCCATTCCCAGCCAGTCATTGTTGGGCTGCAGCTTGTAAACCATTCTAATCCCCTTCTTTATATAGAGAGATTAATCCCTAAATTCTGTGActccagggaaccctgactaataaTGCAGCATCCCTTCCTCTCGGGAAGCTCTGCGTCAGTTCCTGCTCCAAGTGCCTGCTCTGATTTTCCTTCATGATGAAaactgtaaggtgaaataaaccctttcctcctcagttgCTTTTGCCCATGGTCTTTATCAATATAGCAATAGGAAGCAATTAAGAGAGAACTGATACACATATATCAATATTACTGTATCTATAGCTCTCTATATCTCAAGCTTAAAATGTGTTTGTGGTAGACATACCTTCCTTATCTGTATGAATCTTCACTGTCttgtaattttgtgtgtgtgtatgagagatggagagatatAGGGagtgtgggagagagggagggagtgtgggagagagggagggagggagggagagagagagagagagagagagagagagagagagagagagagagagagagagagaacacatgttgacatcagaggacaactttcaggaagtAATGTTCTCTCctaccttgtgggtcctgggTTTAGAATTCTGGTCCTCCAGCAAGAGCCTTTATCCACTGGATTTCTTCAGTAAGAGAGAACAGGCAAAAACTTCTCCAACGCAACACGGAGAAAGGGTAGGAGCCATAATAAGTTGCATTTTCCCCTAACATAGACTGTATTTGCTGCCTCCAGCCACCTGTTTCTCAAAACATACCAGTTCAAGACTGCCTACTAtggagctaaagagatggctcagcagttaagagcactggctgctcttccaaaagacccaggttcaattttcagcacccacatggtagctcacaattgtctgtaactctggttctagTAACtccaacactctcacacagacatgccgGCAAAACAGCACTGTATTAaaagcaaataattttaaaaagttgaataaaagaaagattgctattaaaaagaaaaaagactgcttTTTATGTCCTCATGGGTCTCAGAATTGGGCTACAATTTCTGGAACCCatgttgtctttaaaaaaaaaataactgggtggtagtggtccatacctttaatcctagtactcaggaagcagaggcaagcagatctctgagtttgaggccagcctggtctacaaggtgaatatatgtatatattatatatgtatgtatatatacatataaaatatatttgtattttatgcatgtgtatatttatatattatatacacacaaatatcaaatacatatgtataatatacataacaatatatacatgtacgtttttggttttctgagacagaatttctctgcatagccctggctgtcctgaaacttgctctaaaGACCAGGGTggactcagagagccacctgcctctgcctcccgagtgctgggattaaagtttgtGCCACGTCTGCCTGGCTCTAAAGAAACctcttttttattagattatgcaTTTTGTGTAATGGGggggtacatgtggaggtcagaggaaatgtgcaggagtcagttctcttttcaccatgtgagtcctgggcatcaaactcagctTATCAGGCTGGGTGGCAAAcacctgtacccactgagccaccttgtcagccctggaacttgttttcctctgtagTTTCTCTAGTAGTGGTTTTAGCCGCTTATATCACTTGCTATCTTAGAATGGACCAGAAAGTCTAAGTATCATAGAGAAAGAATAGAGGTTTCTGCCTTTCAGAGCCCAAGCCTCCTGCTCACAGGATGGATTCGTTTGGCATTCTAAGGTCCAAGCTGTCATACACAGAATTGGCTTGTATGACCCTTTAAATATCAGTACTtggagctgtagagatggctcactgttttaagagtactggcttttcttccagaagacctggatttggttcccagcagccaaaTGGGAGctccaaccatctgtaactccagttcaaggggatctgacaccattttctggcctctgcaagcatcTGGCACATAAGtggtacagagacatacatgcaggcaaccatacacataaaattaaagctaatcatggtggcacataactttaatcccagcactcaggaggcagaggcaggcagacagctgagtttgaggccagtctacataagcaagttccaggacagccagggctagagatcctgtcttaaaacaaaaaccagaattcATTAATAATAGAACATACTCCATAGGGAGTTGACTAGTTACTGAGGAAAGGAATATATAAAGTCCCCAGAAAGCCCTTACATTCTTATTATTATGGATAGCCCCATGGGGTCCAAGCCCCTTATTCATGCATACTTGGTAGATCCACTGTTTGAATACCCTGCACACAAAAAGATAGCCTTGTCCTGGTCTTCAAGTGACTACTCCTTCCCCACCAATACTAGGGGATAAGAACCTTTTAAGGGTCACCCTCACCCACATGGCAATGTAGTAGGGGACAagcagatatttttctttcttttctttttttggtttttcgagacagggtttctctgtagctttggagcctgtcctggaactagctctgtagcccaggctggtctcgaactcacagagatccgcctgcctctgcctcccaagtgctgggattaaaggcgtgcgccaccaccgcccggccaggtatTTTTCTTGATGTTCCATCATCTCTGGCAGCATAACTTCTAGTCAGACCTGGCATAGCTAGGTCATAATGTGGGGACCCTAGTTAGCTCATCCACCATCTATCATATCCTTAGTACAGGACAGTTTCCTTGAGAGAAAGCTCCTCCACATTCTGATTAGGTAAGTAGGGAAGAGGGGTTGCCTTTTATAAGACAGatttttcactctgtagcccaggctagacttgaacttgtgattctcctatCATCTCCCAAGCAGCTGGGAATTATGTGCATACCACTGCAGCCTGAGCAAGGACCTGcactttcttttagatttattttattacacaaatgagtgttttgcttgcatgcatgcatatattccatgtgcatgcttggtgaCCACAGAGGTCCTAAGAGAATTGGatcttttggaactggagttacagatggttgtgaaccaccatgttggtgctCAGAACTGAATGCAGGTCTCTGCAAGAGTAATGAGTATTCTTAGAAACTGAGCCATCACTCAGTCCCAAGGACCTGATTTTTATCATTATCTTGCAAAGACTTAGGCAAACTATTTTAGGGCTCAAGTTTTATCAGTGcttggttgttctttttttttttttttattcttttttacttaaaatttccaactgctccccgtttcccatttccctccccctagtGCTTGGTTGTTCTTATCCATATTAGTGGCAATATGCTGAAATGGTTAGGATAGGCATCCATCCGCTGGAAACATAGCTTAGAGCTCTAAGCATGGCATAGCAGTCCCACAAGCTGGTTTCAAAGCACGTAGAAGGCTAAAATCCTTAGACCTCTGCTCAGGGCTGCCAGCATCATGTACTGGACAGGCCCCCAGAAAAGAGTCTGGATTCTAGAAATGATGAGTGGcctaaatgtttctctttttaggccacaaattcccagtttttttttttgtttgtttgttttttttttttttttttggtttttttggttttttcgagacagggtttctctgtagctttggagtctgtcctggaactagctcttgtagaccaggctggcctcgaactctcagagatccgcctgcctctgcctcctgagtgctgggattaaaggcgtgcgccaccaccgcccggcaaattccCAGTTTTTGTAGTAAATCTTgcctcttttctttgtgtgtgtgtggttgttgtttttttttttttcttgagacaggtttctgtgtgtaatagctctagctgtcctgaaactctctgtagaccaggttggccttgaactcagagattcacctgcctctgcctcctgagtgctggggttaaaggcatgtgtcaccatgtctggcacgaatcctgccttttttttttttttttttttttttaaatcttgcctCTTTTTAAGCTAGAAACTCTCTCTTCCTCATCTTTTTGTGCCTGGTCCTGAAATAACATTCACAGATATCAAATAGACCTTTATATTCTAGATAGGCAGATATACccccaaaaccaaccaagcaatcaaacaaacataGATTTATCCTTTTCTAGAGCAGTCCCTGGGCCAGGTTCACCAATACCTGGTTTTCACCAGCTACTCCCCTGTGGCAGAGAAAGCAGGAGCTGCTCTAAATCAATTGAGTTATTTCAGTCCCATCAACCAAAGAGCCCACAGTAACTTCTATAATAtccaggaagtagaaaaatacacgTGCCACAGtgatctttgtgtgtgtatagtttagaaacaacaacaaaagcagaagAGGCCAtagcctctgtgggcagtgccaacACTGAGCCACACACACTCAAACCCAGTGAGAGGGCCCCAGGCTCCAACATGTCTGGGGGTGGTAGGCAGGGAATAATGCCCTGTGTAGACCCTCAAGACAAAAGAATGGAGTACCATTGGGGTTGGAAAGCTGGAAGGATTACAATCAAGATGGAGCTGTGGCCTCAGCCCCCTCTTCAGAGTCCCACACTTCAGACTGCAAATAATCAGCAAAGAGAGCCTTGGCCCTGCGCAAGACACGCCCTAGATGGTGTTTCCGCACCAGGCGGTCAAAATGCATGGCTAGCTCATTGTAATCCAGCCCATTGCGCATGATGTGGTCACGGTGCTCCAGCAAGATAGCCAGGCAGAGGAAGAGCATGAATGGGTTCCCTCGGCCAAActcctggggtgggggaaggcccattggaggtgggggtggtggggactTCCCAGGATCTCTGGGAGATCCTACATCTTGCATCAAGGGGGATCCTACAGCTATGTCCCCAGAAGGAGAAGCCTCCTGTGTAGAtggaggagatgaagaagatgggGAATCAGGccgagaagaagaggagaggagtgggTCTGGGGAGTTTAGCAAGGGCTCAGAGAGGGACTTAGAGCTAATGAGGGTAGCTGGGTGGGCTAGTTGGACTAGAAAGTCCTTCCTGGGGCCCATGTTATCCCTGAGTTGCTGGAGACCATCCAGACTGGCTTGTCTCAGGAGACGTCCCCCACCACTCGGTCCCTGGCTAGATGTGGCTAAGTGGACAACAGCATCTTCAAAAGCACTGCTTCCTCCACCAGCAGGCCTCAGCATGTGCCTCTGACGTACTGGCCGTCCCCTGTGGCTACCAAAGTCAGTGTCTGCCACTTGGCTCGGAGGTCCAACAAGTTCCACTTCATGTTCAGGAGGGTCAGGGGGCAGTGAACTCCAGGTGACCTCTAGCATTCGGAGAGCATCATCAAAGGCAAATTCGCGCTTAAGCTCCAGCAGCAACCAGCGGTAACAGAAAAAAAGgtcatcagctcctgcttcttgTAGGTACTGGTAGAAGTCTGGGTCAGCATGTCTCAATAGCAGCTTGAGGTGGGCAAACTTGGTGGCCATGGCACGACCATCAGGATGGAAGTTGGCAGCCAGGCGCTTCATGATGCCACAAAAGCATACAAAAGCATGCCCTTCATGGTCCATGACAGCAAGGATGGGTGATGCCAGGTCACTCATGCCCTGGCAGTATGATACCTGTGGATGGGTAACAGCATAGGTAGTAAGCAGGTCATGTAGGGCCCGTAGGTGTGGGCCATCCTCAGGCCCCGCATAGTAGGGATGGGCTCTGTCTGTGCGAAGCACATCCTTGAGGACTGTGCTGCGGATGAATTCCAGGTCCTCAGGGTTCACTCGCTGGGCCCACTCGCTTTTGAGCTGCTCATACTCGCGACTCTTCCGTTTCATGTAGTCCATCCTCTCACGGCCTGTCAGTCCATCTGGGTACACATTCAGGAGGTACCGCCATACCACCTAGCCAGAGACAAAAGGAGATGAGGCTGAGCTTCAACTAGGGATCTGCCATACCCATGTCTTTAGTCACCACCCACCCTGTCTCTCGTGACCTCTGTCCTTGTGGTAGTCTGTCTTCCTGTCACTGACCTACCTGAAATAGAACCTCTGTCCTTGGAATCTCTCTACCCTACCTATGACAGTGTGTTCCACTGAATGTCTCTCATGAGCCACCACAGAGTGATGAGTGACCAAGGGGGCTCACTTTTCGAAGGGAAGGCTCCACACCACCATGATAGATCCGCAAACGCAATTCTTCAGGACGGGAGAGCTGGCCTTCGTGATTCAGGTATGTGTGAAACTCAGCATCGCTCAGAGGGGGCTTGAAAGGCTTGACATCTTCCCCATATGACCAACTCAGCACCTGCTGGACCTTAGACAATGTACGGCCCACCtggcaaggaaggaagaaaagaagctgCAGGTCTCTGTGCAGGTTAGGGCAAATGCCAACCAGCACACTCTGGAATGGGAGTCCCAGATAGGCTTTTCCCTCCAATCCCAGCTGGGGCCCCCCAGTCTCCTGAAATCACCTGAGACAGGATGGATTGTGTAAAAGGCAAGGCAGCTGTCGTCAGTGAGGAACGCTTCTCAGCCAGTAGGATATCGGATCCAATGACATCTTTGGGGCTAATTATGTCCCAGTCCTCCAGCAATGGGCCTGAGCACACAGAGTGAAGCACTATAAGAACAGGTATGTGAACACAGATCACAGGGctgggttccttttctttttttttttttttggtttttcgagacagggtttctctgtggttttggagcctgtcctggaactagctcttgtagaccaggctggtctcgaactcacagagatccacctgcctctgcctcccaagtgctgggattaaaggcgtgcgccaccaccgcccggctgggttcCTTTTCTAAAGCCTAGCTACATGCCAGGTAATAAACAATGTCTATTCCCTTTTCCCTGTATCATCcaaataatgttaaaaaaaatcagctatgAATAGTTCTTACATGAGAAATGTTTCACAAAATGGCAGAGAAGCCTTTAATATttcagtgatttaagtaatatttattgcAAGGCCCTGAAGCAACGGATTAaccttaagaaaaaataatatctaTTGAGCCTGGCAGTGCAGGTCTGTAATCTCGgttactctggaggctgaggtaggaagatggagagttcaaggccagtgctTGGGCAAGGAGATtctatctcatttttaaaaaatacttcacggcctggtggtgcatgtctttaatctcagcacttggaaggcaaagacaggtgaatctctgtgagtttgagggcagcctggtctacaaagcacattccaggacagccagagctacatagtaagaccttgtctcaaaacaaaataaatacataaataaacctggtggtcagtgagatggctcagtgagtaaaggcacatgccaccaagtctgataacctgagttcaatcccatggtggaggttgttctctgaccttcagatacTCAGTTCTATGGAAATAGTAGCtagtattctttttaaaatatatttctttgtgagtgtgGATGGGATAGTCctgggaaatcaaacccagggcatcaCATGTTCTATGCCAGTGCTCTACTGCTGAACTACATCATGAGACCtcttttaaaaaacctttttttgaaacagtatctCATTAAGTTACCCAGGCTGTTCCTGAACTTATTCtagtccaggcaggccttgaaccaACTTATGCCTTAGCTTCCCCAATACCTAGAATTAAAGGACTATAGGTGTGGCCACCCctcttggatttatttattttttatttttttattttttggtttttcgagacagggtttctctgtggctttggagcctgtcctggaactactctgtagaccaggctggtctcgaactcacagagatccgcctgcctctgcctcccaagtgctgggattaaaggcgtgtgccaccattgcccggcaaaaaatgggggtgggggtgcgatGGGACAGGGTGTTGGGGGCCTTCTCACTGTTCAGCTCTGGGTCCCCAGGGTCACTCCCTTGCAGAGCTGTGCTGGGAGCACCCCAGGGCACCTGGGCCCCTCGCTGCCCCGCACCAGGCCCCACTATTTTTTTGATGAGGAAATAGGTCTAGAGATACTTATTCAAGGTTCCACACCTAGAAAGAAGTGGAATATGAAGCCCAGGACcaaggtaatgtgggattcccctctgtatgctgtgagtaccattgctcaataaagaatctgtcttggacctggcagggcagaatagctgggagaaagaaggcagagtcagagagaagccatgtagccccaccagagacagatgccagatagAACCTTGcgagtaagtcacagccatgtggcaatacacagattaatagaaataggttaaattaagatgtaagagctagccaataaaaagcaagagctaataggccaagcagtgacttattaatacagtttctgtgtggttattttggggctgagcagccgggaacaaacaagcggtctCCTTACAACACCAAAGTCTGAGAGCATACACTCCAGATCTTATATCAATGATAGTTCTCTCCACCAAAATGATAGAAGGTGCTATTACCATTCCAGTTTAAGAGAAAATGACCAAAAAGGTTTGGAACAACTAGTTAGTGACCAAGATTCTATAGCTGGGAAATGGTAGATTCCTATTTCTAGGATCATAGCCTCATCAACCTTACCCCATAGCCTAGACATATCTTAGAAAAAGTGTTAGTGGAGAAGTATGTTGTGTATGTTTGACAAAGGAAACCCTTCTATGCTTGACCTTAGCCACTCCTGGTCCATGAACATCAGCagagatttcttctttttctatctttatttccCCTTGCAGTTTTGTTCGCTTTAGTTTCCTTTCttatcttttgatattttttacagtttcatatgaaatatttttaaattttatttatttattaattatttatttatttaatgtgcattggtgttttgccgtGGGTggtgccaggtcccctggaactggaattacagacacttgtgagctgccatctaggcgctgagaatcaaacctgagtcttttggaagagcagcagtgttcttaacctctgagccatctctacattaggccccctttttcttttttaaattaagttttctaagttagcatacaaagtaatgggcttcattatgacatttccataaacacatatgaaaatactttcttcttaTTCCTCCCCCTTCCTGCTGCCCTCCCCTATCCCCCTAGCCTCCTCTTGCTGGTCTCCTGTTTCCATGTCACATGTATTCTATTATCCTCTCCCCGTTCCCTTAAGAGCTCTTCTCTATCTCTCTTCTCACTTCAGATATGATGTTGCTACAGCAGCAATGGTCACCTGTGGGGTAAGTTCAAgaatccttgttttgttttttcgcaacagggtttctctatatagctttggatcctgtcctggaactcgctctgtagaccgaccaggctggcctcgaactcacagagatccatctgcttctgtctcctaagtgctgggattaaaggcatgtgccaccaccacctggctcaaaaatccttttttaaatttaaaattaaaaacaatttttttatgtgtatgggtttttgcctccatatatatctgtgtgccatatgcatgcctggtgcccaggaaggccagaagagggcatcaagatctcttgaaactagagttacagacagttgtgagctgccacatggatgcTTAGAATTGAACCggtgtcttctggaagagcagccagtgctcttaaactgctTTAGCGCCATAGAAAGCAGTCTTCAGCCCAGCAagattttctttcacttttcctTTGAATTATGTGTCTCTTTGGAGTATGTGTCTTTTTGGAGGTATACACACATAAGTGTaggtgccagcctggtctacagagctagttccaggacaggctccaaagctacagagaaaccctgtcttgaaagaccgtaaaaaaacccacatgcatgtaaaattaaaacaaatctttaaaaatgcatcCATTAAGATGGGTgtagtgccaggcggtggtggcatacacctttaatcccagcacttaggaagcagaggccagcagttctctgtgagtttgaggccagcttggtctacagagtgagttccaggatagtcagggctacacagagaaaccctgtctcaaaaaaccaaaaaaaaaaaaaaag
The sequence above is a segment of the Chionomys nivalis chromosome X, mChiNiv1.1, whole genome shotgun sequence genome. Coding sequences within it:
- the Tbc1d25 gene encoding TBC1 domain family member 25 isoform X1; the encoded protein is MATPSAASDLACSAAPSPVGGAQAAAAAEEEEREVVRVRVKKCESFLSPEFRSFAVDPQITSLDVLQHILIRAFDLNGKKNFGISYLARDRLGQETFLSLLSDWDLSTAFATASKPYLQLRVDIRPSEDSPLLEDWDIISPKDVIGSDILLAEKRSSLTTAALPFTQSILSQVGRTLSKVQQVLSWSYGEDVKPFKPPLSDAEFHTYLNHEGQLSRPEELRLRIYHGGVEPSLRKVVWRYLLNVYPDGLTGRERMDYMKRKSREYEQLKSEWAQRVNPEDLEFIRSTVLKDVLRTDRAHPYYAGPEDGPHLRALHDLLTTYAVTHPQVSYCQGMSDLASPILAVMDHEGHAFVCFCGIMKRLAANFHPDGRAMATKFAHLKLLLRHADPDFYQYLQEAGADDLFFCYRWLLLELKREFAFDDALRMLEVTWSSLPPDPPEHEVELVGPPSQVADTDFGSHRGRPVRQRHMLRPAGGGSSAFEDAVVHLATSSQGPSGGGRLLRQASLDGLQQLRDNMGPRKDFLVQLAHPATLISSKSLSEPLLNSPDPLLSSSSRPDSPSSSSPPSTQEASPSGDIAVGSPLMQDVGSPRDPGKSPPPPPPMGLPPPQEFGRGNPFMLFLCLAILLEHRDHIMRNGLDYNELAMHFDRLVRKHHLGRVLRRAKALFADYLQSEVWDSEEGAEATAPS
- the Tbc1d25 gene encoding TBC1 domain family member 25 isoform X2 → MGPLLEDWDIISPKDVIGSDILLAEKRSSLTTAALPFTQSILSQVGRTLSKVQQVLSWSYGEDVKPFKPPLSDAEFHTYLNHEGQLSRPEELRLRIYHGGVEPSLRKVVWRYLLNVYPDGLTGRERMDYMKRKSREYEQLKSEWAQRVNPEDLEFIRSTVLKDVLRTDRAHPYYAGPEDGPHLRALHDLLTTYAVTHPQVSYCQGMSDLASPILAVMDHEGHAFVCFCGIMKRLAANFHPDGRAMATKFAHLKLLLRHADPDFYQYLQEAGADDLFFCYRWLLLELKREFAFDDALRMLEVTWSSLPPDPPEHEVELVGPPSQVADTDFGSHRGRPVRQRHMLRPAGGGSSAFEDAVVHLATSSQGPSGGGRLLRQASLDGLQQLRDNMGPRKDFLVQLAHPATLISSKSLSEPLLNSPDPLLSSSSRPDSPSSSSPPSTQEASPSGDIAVGSPLMQDVGSPRDPGKSPPPPPPMGLPPPQEFGRGNPFMLFLCLAILLEHRDHIMRNGLDYNELAMHFDRLVRKHHLGRVLRRAKALFADYLQSEVWDSEEGAEATAPS